The following coding sequences lie in one Allochromatium vinosum DSM 180 genomic window:
- the mdoH gene encoding glucans biosynthesis glucosyltransferase MdoH has protein sequence MNRYGVSTFAARYLPRPLYFTLVLLTTVFCLSLLSSAIQDGGLSTLEIVLLILYTILMLWISASFWTAAIGFMVLALQGRWGERAAPEPAASAETGAFKTALVMPVYNEDPERVFAGLRAMFDSLVATGHSDGFEFFVLSDTREPDIWLQEEQHWRRWSEELGDRVPLFYRNRVENTARKSGNLADFCRDWGGRYRYMIVLDADSIMSGETLVEMVRRMEADRRLALIQVPPVPVNRSSFFARMLQFAGSLYGRLFVAGLAFWQRDTANFWGHNAIIRVRPFADHCGLPKLPGREPFGGDILSHDFVEAALLARAGWKVRLAPDLGGSYEEIPPTLIDYAKRDRRWCQGNLQHARLILAQGFKPLSRLHFAMGVMSYAASPLWLLFLIATGAEAYFKSLQQTVYFFGYNVMPIWPESYVVEMTTVLWVTLVLLFLPKILALVLLALDRDEAQRFGGLLKASLSVLIESLLSVLLAPVLMLFQSKFVAAILLRTSVGWPAQQRGDHQTGVLEALGAHGVHTLIAFAVGYVAYVHVPDFFWWFTPVLAGLVLSVPVSILTSRTSLGLRLKEAGLFLTPAETEEPPVLRRLEERLAESSPPIEAPAGERAFWTRAMMNPGVYALHDALLHDEPQTRRRRHILEGLTLQLQDEGEDSLSLREQRALLSHRDGLHLLHTRLWAAPTLDAPPPLANG, from the coding sequence ATGAACCGCTACGGCGTCTCGACCTTTGCGGCCCGCTATCTACCGCGTCCGCTCTATTTCACGCTGGTTCTGCTCACCACCGTCTTCTGCCTGTCGCTGCTGTCGTCGGCGATCCAGGACGGCGGACTCTCGACGCTCGAAATCGTGCTGCTGATCCTCTATACCATCCTGATGTTGTGGATCAGCGCCTCGTTCTGGACGGCGGCCATCGGTTTCATGGTGCTGGCGTTGCAGGGACGCTGGGGCGAGCGCGCGGCGCCCGAGCCGGCCGCATCCGCCGAGACCGGCGCCTTCAAGACCGCGCTGGTGATGCCGGTGTACAACGAAGACCCGGAGCGGGTCTTCGCCGGACTGCGCGCCATGTTCGACTCGCTGGTCGCGACCGGACACTCCGACGGGTTCGAGTTCTTCGTCCTGAGCGACACGCGCGAGCCGGACATCTGGCTCCAGGAAGAACAGCACTGGCGGCGCTGGTCCGAGGAGCTCGGCGATCGGGTGCCGCTCTTTTACCGCAATCGGGTCGAGAACACCGCGCGCAAGAGCGGCAATCTGGCCGATTTCTGCCGCGACTGGGGCGGTCGCTATCGCTACATGATCGTGCTGGACGCCGACAGCATCATGAGCGGCGAGACCCTGGTCGAGATGGTGCGCCGCATGGAGGCCGATCGACGACTCGCCTTGATCCAGGTGCCGCCGGTGCCGGTCAACCGCTCGTCCTTCTTCGCACGCATGCTCCAGTTCGCCGGCAGTCTCTATGGACGGCTGTTCGTCGCCGGGCTTGCGTTCTGGCAACGCGACACGGCGAATTTCTGGGGCCACAACGCCATCATCCGGGTGCGTCCCTTCGCCGATCACTGCGGTCTGCCCAAGCTGCCGGGACGCGAACCCTTCGGCGGCGACATCCTCAGTCATGACTTCGTCGAGGCGGCGCTGCTGGCGCGCGCGGGCTGGAAGGTGCGGCTCGCACCCGATCTCGGCGGCAGTTACGAGGAGATCCCGCCGACCCTGATCGACTACGCCAAGCGCGACCGGCGCTGGTGTCAGGGCAATCTGCAACATGCGCGGCTGATCCTGGCGCAGGGCTTCAAGCCGCTGAGCCGGCTGCATTTCGCCATGGGCGTCATGTCCTATGCCGCCTCGCCGCTGTGGCTTCTGTTCCTGATCGCGACCGGGGCCGAAGCCTATTTCAAGAGTCTGCAACAGACGGTGTATTTCTTCGGCTACAACGTCATGCCGATCTGGCCCGAGTCCTATGTGGTCGAGATGACCACGGTGCTGTGGGTGACGCTCGTGCTGCTGTTTCTGCCCAAGATCCTGGCGCTGGTTCTGCTGGCGCTCGATCGCGACGAGGCGCAGCGTTTCGGCGGTCTGCTCAAGGCGAGTCTCAGCGTGCTGATCGAGAGTCTGCTGTCGGTGCTGCTCGCGCCCGTGCTGATGCTGTTCCAGAGCAAGTTCGTGGCGGCGATCCTGTTGCGCACCAGCGTCGGCTGGCCGGCTCAGCAGCGTGGCGATCATCAGACCGGCGTGCTGGAGGCGCTGGGCGCGCATGGCGTCCATACGCTGATCGCGTTCGCGGTCGGCTATGTCGCCTATGTGCATGTGCCGGATTTCTTCTGGTGGTTCACGCCGGTGCTCGCGGGGCTGGTGCTCTCGGTTCCGGTCTCCATCCTCACCAGCCGTACCTCGCTCGGATTGCGTTTGAAAGAGGCCGGACTCTTCCTGACGCCGGCCGAGACCGAGGAGCCGCCGGTGCTGCGTCGGCTGGAGGAACGGCTGGCCGAGTCGTCGCCTCCGATCGAGGCGCCTGCGGGGGAGCGGGCGTTCTGGACGCGGGCCATGATGAATCCAGGCGTCTACGCCCTGCACGACGCGCTGCTGCACGACGAGCCGCAGACCCGGCGGCGGCGGCACATCCTCGAAGGTCTGACCCTGCAACTCCAGGACGAGGGTGAGGATTCGCTCAGTCTGCGCGAGCAGCGGGCGTTGCTGTCGCATCGTGACGGGCTGCATTTGTTGCACACCCGGCTGTGGGCGGCGCCGACGCTGGACGCACCGCCGCCCCTCGCGAACGGATGA
- a CDS encoding GH1 family beta-glucosidase — translation MAAPFPDDFLWGAATSAYQIEGSPLADGAGPSIWHRFAHTPGRVAGHDTGDLACDHYHRSLEDVALMAELGLSAYRFSLAWGRVLPEGRGAVNSRGLDFYERLVDALLEHGIQPMATLYHWDLPVALHERGGWLNPDSPHWFAEYAGTVFRALDDRVPLWITLNEPWVVTVPGYLDGQLAPGHRDLFEPPRVANHLLLAHAEAVAAYRALGRHRIGLAVNLEPQHPASPSPADLEAARRRDAFINRWFLDALVFGRYPEELADIFGPAWPEFSAESLAKIRCPGDFIGVNYYSRGLVRAAPEAPPLDAIRITPTDAELTAMDWEVYPEGLTETLLWLRDRYANPPLYITENGAAFDDPPPRDGLVEDPRRVAYLRAHIRAAATALEQGVDLRGYCVWSLLDNFEWAEGYSKRFGLYQVDPGDRTRRPKTSACFYREVIRSRGAAVRPASAPPTAGCATNAARHDATATPAARAD, via the coding sequence ATGGCCGCACCCTTTCCGGACGACTTCCTCTGGGGCGCGGCGACCTCGGCCTATCAGATCGAGGGGTCTCCGCTCGCCGATGGTGCCGGACCCAGCATCTGGCACCGTTTCGCGCACACACCGGGGCGGGTCGCCGGCCATGACACCGGCGATCTAGCCTGCGATCACTATCATCGCTCTCTGGAAGACGTGGCGCTCATGGCCGAGCTGGGGCTGAGCGCCTACCGTTTCAGCCTGGCCTGGGGACGGGTGCTGCCCGAGGGGCGGGGCGCGGTCAACAGCCGCGGACTGGATTTCTACGAGCGTCTGGTCGATGCCCTGTTGGAGCACGGCATCCAGCCGATGGCCACGCTCTATCACTGGGATCTGCCCGTGGCCCTGCACGAGCGCGGCGGCTGGCTCAATCCGGACAGTCCACACTGGTTCGCCGAGTATGCCGGGACGGTCTTTCGAGCCCTGGACGATCGCGTACCGCTCTGGATCACACTCAACGAACCCTGGGTGGTCACAGTGCCCGGCTATCTGGACGGTCAGCTCGCCCCCGGACACCGGGATCTGTTCGAGCCGCCGCGCGTGGCGAACCATCTGCTGCTGGCCCATGCGGAAGCTGTCGCCGCCTATCGCGCCCTGGGACGGCACCGGATCGGGCTGGCGGTCAATCTCGAACCCCAGCATCCGGCCTCGCCGTCCCCGGCGGATCTGGAGGCCGCCCGGCGGCGCGACGCCTTCATCAACCGCTGGTTCCTGGATGCGCTCGTGTTCGGACGCTATCCAGAGGAACTGGCCGACATCTTCGGTCCGGCCTGGCCGGAGTTTTCAGCCGAATCCCTGGCAAAGATCCGCTGTCCGGGCGATTTCATCGGGGTCAACTACTATTCGCGAGGTCTGGTCCGGGCCGCGCCCGAGGCGCCGCCGCTCGACGCGATCCGCATCACGCCGACGGACGCCGAACTGACGGCCATGGACTGGGAGGTCTATCCCGAGGGCCTGACCGAAACCCTGCTGTGGCTGCGCGACCGCTACGCCAATCCGCCGCTCTATATCACTGAGAACGGCGCGGCCTTCGACGATCCGCCGCCACGCGACGGGCTGGTCGAAGACCCCAGGCGTGTCGCCTATCTGCGTGCCCACATCCGGGCCGCCGCGACAGCGCTCGAACAGGGCGTCGACCTGCGCGGTTACTGCGTCTGGTCGCTGCTCGACAACTTCGAGTGGGCCGAGGGCTATTCCAAGCGCTTCGGTCTCTATCAGGTCGATCCCGGCGACCGGACGCGCCGGCCCAAGACCAGCGCATGCTTCTATCGCGAGGTCATCCGTTCGCGAGGGGCGGCGGTGCGTCCAGCGTCGGCGCCGCCCACAGCCGGGTGTGCAACAAATGCAGCCCGTCACGATGCGACAGCAACGCCCGCTGCTCGCGCAGACTGA